A segment of the Fusarium oxysporum f. sp. lycopersici 4287 chromosome 4, whole genome shotgun sequence genome:
CCCAATCCTCATCGGCCAACTTACCTTCAGGAACGTGACAATCAGAGAAGTCCGAGTGACAAGACAACAGATCAAAAGGTCTAGACCGAGCCAGCAATTCAGCCGTGATAGGCCGTTGGCCATATCGAGCTAGCGTTTTGGTGCTTGAGGCTctggtgttgatgacgatCATGAAGTTTGCCAGCGTGTACCTACATACATGCATGTGGCCAGTAAAAGAGACCACAGGCTTATGAATCACCACGCAATTCGTTGTAAGCTGTTGAGTATTCGGCAGAAAATGTGGCAATTGCTGCCTGAAATATATCCATTTTCAAGCGATGAAAGTGAGTTAGAACTTATTAATGTTAGTGCATCAATTGTCAAGATCATGTTCTTTTAAGTCTTGTTCTAGGCGTTAACCCCGCTATATCTAGCTCCACTAGCTCCCCCAATCTCATGCCCTCTATCTCCAACAGCTGCCCTCCattaccttaccttaccaTAGCAGCGTCAGAACTTATTCATTCCCTCCAATGTCTTAGATCTCGACACTACATATCAACGTCCTGTCTCCCTTTTAGCAACGGCACTCTTCTTATTCAACTTCCTGATCACCAAATGCTTCAAATCTCGTATCTATGACCTCCTGGGCTTCCTAATTTGACCATCACTATCACTAGACTCTGTGTTTACACGTCATGAGCTCTTCTGACCGCAACGAATCCCCCGAAACTCCCGAATCTTCTGGCGCCGCTACACCCAACAATCCTAATCGCGCCTCTGCATCCTACATCACAAACATGTGGACCGGCCTCATCCGTCGCTTCTCTAGTGAGGGTTCGTTCCCTAGCCAGGCCGACACCGCCTACGACGACGACTACAAGTACCACAACGGCAATGGCACAAAGGACGGTATAAACGGTGTCTTCACACCCGTGCGCCGTACAGCGAGCCCCCTTCGTCCTCCACCTCTGGatcctcttgttcttcatggTTATCGTCAGGGCACGCCCACGTCGGCTAAGTTACTGACGGCCGCTGTCGCGGAGGAGATTCGCACCATGGTTCCTGAGCGCCTACGCATCGTGGACGACTGGCATCTGGTCTACAGCCTTGAGCAGGACGGCGCGAGCTTGGCGACTCTGTATCAGCGCTGTCGACAATACGAAGGCAAACGAGCTGGTTTTGTCCTGGTCGTCAAAGACCTAGAAGGAGGGGTGCGTATCGAGTGAGCTCATATGACGTTATGCCGTTAACTAACATGCTTAGATCTTTGGCGCATACCTATCCGAATACCCGCATCCTGCGCACTCGTACTTCGGTAACGGCGAATGCTTCCTCTGGCGAGCCTCGACTATCACGCctcttccaccacctccatCAGCTGATACGACAAACCTGAACTCTCGAATTACAACGCTCGCCCCGCCACCGCCTTCGTCGGAGAGCAACACCCCTACACATTCTCGCGCGCCGTCGCCTACACCTAGCGAAGCTGTCAGGTTCAAAGCATTCCCATACAGTGGTCTAAATGACTTCTGCATCAACTGCGAGACCGGCTTTCTAAGTGTTGGATCAGGCGGTGGGCACTACGGGCTATGGTTAGACAACGGACTTGAAAACGGACATAGCTCAAGGTGCGAAACCTTTGGTAACGAACCTCTGAGTGACGAGGGAACCAAATTTGGCGTCATCGGAGTCGAACTCTGGGTTATGGGCgtatgatgatgatggttcgGTATGGCTCTCACATGTTTGCATGGCGCTCGGTGTTATGATATGGTATTCGCAGGCGGATTGGTCTCTCATTAAATTGATGATCAAtgggaagaaggaagatCTGTGTGCTGTGAAGGCAGAGCGACCTTTGTTTGGATAAAGTTTTTGGGTATATAACAAGGAGGACAACAGCAAAAAATATTCAAGGCAAGATCAGTAAAAATCAATGATACCCGGAGCTGATACTCCCAACTCTTTACACCATTAGTGGCCCTTTCAATACTCCGCAAATATTCTTACAAAAAGATCAAATGTTTTATTGCTCCCTGTCTCAGCTCTGTCTCTTGGCCATAAACGCCTGGATCCCTTCCAGTACTCCTTGAGGTGTCGGTGACTCTGCGCACACGTCAGGCTCGAATCCAAAGGACAGCAGGTGATCTCTCGTCGTAGGTCCGATGGTCGCGATAAACGTCTTGCCGTCCCGTTCGTAGCCCTTATACACTTTATTGGTTTCAGGATCCAGAATTCCCATGACTCGAAGCATACTATCGCATCCGGTTGGTGAGAATACCACAATCCATCGCATAGGATCATTGCGCGTTTCGCTGAGGACCCTGCGTAGATCAACCGGAAAGCTCTCCATGACACCCGTCCCATAGACGACCGTCTCTGTCACACGAATGCGCTCTGTATCCGGTAGTGCGCCGTCCTGTAGCGTTTTGGGGATGATGTCACGGCGGGTCTCTCCAACGAGGAATAGAATCGGCGGGAGAGTCGCACGAGCTTGGTCGCGGTACCATTCGTAGTAGTGGGCGAGGATAAAAGGAGCCAGGGCTGCGCCGTTGCCTGTGTGGCTACCGAAGACTTTGAgaggaggatcttgagggACGGCGGCGAGGGCGCGAGTAGTGGCGGGGCCGACACTGTAGACGGGGATGTTCTGTAGATGGGGCCATGAGGTGTTATCCTCAGGGTTGGGAGTGTCCTCTGTCGCAAGAGAGATTGTGTTAGCTGAGGTGGTTCTAGAGATATGATTACTCCAAGGTTATGACGTACCGGCTTTACCATCTTCGACAAGCTTCACAAAAGCTTCGACGGCGCGTTGCGATGTGAAGATCAAGCCGCCGTATTCATGATGTTCCTGGTTTCCGATGCGGCGATCGCGAAGTAGCGCTGCGACTTCCTTCATGCCATCACTGTGAAATTGATGCAGCAGAACAGGCACGAACTGCGGCGCAAAACCACTGCCATGAATACTAGATTCTGAGAAAAGATCCTCGTAGGAATCGCCAGGGCTCGATCTCGTCTTGAGTAGGAGAACAGGTATCCTGGAGGCTTGCTCCGTGGTGGAATTGGTagttgtcatgatgagttGAGATTGGTCTGATGCGTATATGTATGGATTCATGCGGCTGGCGATACTATCGATGCGTAGTTTTTAGGATGAAAGAATGGCGGAGAGGTGATCAATGGGAGAACGAAGTCGAGATCATGAGGTGGGAAGATCAGCAACTTTCGGAGACTCGGAAGGTGGGATGGGGGTGAGGGGCTCATGGGAAAAGTGGGCGACAGCTTTATCGATAGGGACGGCAGTTGAAGAGCTTCCAGGTTCCATCAGGTTCACTGAATATCTTCACTGGTTTGTCAAGGTGACTTTTTGATAACAAAGACAGTCATTGTAATGACATATAATTTTGTGAATAGTGAATGAGATCTAATTATCGAGCTGGGTATTCAATGCAGAAACAACCATCTATCAACAATAACTCCAACGCCTTCGTACAAGCAACCTAAGCAATCAAGTAACCGACTTCTCCTCTGCCTCATTGTCACTCTCCTTTGTTGTCTCGACTACTTCTTTCTTCACGCTGGCCCACTCCATAGCCAACGCCCCCAAGATAGCCAGGCAAGCCATGATGAGTGCGACGCGGAAGCAAACATGCAGCGAATCGTTGTAGGCAGTCAGTGTCTCCTTGTGGAACTTCTCAGGGATAGTCTTGAGAAGCCCTGTTAAACCAGCTGACTCGATCTGCTTGGGAGTAACGCTTGCAAAAGCGGACAAACGCTTGGCCAATTCACCATCGAGAACGTTGGTGCCAACAGAAACGAAAATGGCACCAGAGAGTGTTTGGGCAAAGATGACGAGTGAAGCACCAATCGATACCTGGTTGCGTGGGAGCACAGTCTGGGCAGCCATGTTGGGAGCCTGGGAACAAGCACCGAGACCAAAGCCATATACAATCTGATATCCAATCCATTGGCCTTCTGAAGCATTGGTGCCAAGGATAGTAAAAAGGCTAGCGCCGATGGAAGAGATGCAGATTCCGGCAATGAGGAACGGCATATAATATCCAATGCGAGAGGTAAGAACACCGCTGATGATGgatccaacaacaagagcGAGTACCATGGCCAAGAGATGAATACCACTGTCCATGGCAGAATCTCCGTTGATGACCTGAAACCAGACAGGGAGGAAGTAAATCAACAGTGTCTGGTGGGCACCAATACAGAAGCTCACCCAAAAGCCACCGAAGATGCTGCGCTTGGCGAAGATGTGAGGAGGGACAGTTGCTTGTTCGGGCTTCCAGATCTGGATGAGGACAAAGGCGATGAGGAGAGTGAAAGCAACCACCAGCAAAGCAATAATACGACCATTGTTCCACTAAGTGATGTTAGTTGAGTCGATGCAGCACAGGGGACAAACACCTACGCTATACTCGAAGCCACCCCATTGGAGAGCCAGGCAGAGGCATACGACTCCAGGGATAAGAGCAACCAAGCCGAGTAAGTTtagctgctggagcttgtACATGAGACCGGTCTTCTCAGTCGATTGACGGGGAACTTGGAGAAATAGGAAGACGAAGGTCAAGACAACGGCGCCAAGGGGGAGGTTTATGTAGAAGCACCATCTCCATGTGACGTGAGTTGTGAAGACACCTCCAATGACGGGTCCAATAGCTGAAGCGATTCCAAAGACTGCACCGAAGAGACCTTGGTACTGAGGTCGCTTCTCAAGAGGGACAGCATAGACAATGATGACGAGCTAACAGTGTGAGTGAGGGTGTTGCCCTCGGGGCAATAGGGGACAACTCACGATACCAGATTGAGTACCAGCACCGCCTAGACCTGCGACAGCTCTTCCAATGATGAAAGCAATCGAGTTTGGGGCGGCACCACAAATAGCTGAGCCAATCTCAAAGAGTACCATGGCAGTCATGAAAGTGGTCTTGATATCCAAGATGGTGTATAGTTTGCCGAATACTAGCAAGAAGGCACAGTTGGTAAGAAGGTAAGCTGTGCCATACCAGCCAAGGTCACTCGCAGCATGGAAGTCGTTCGTGATAGCGGGAATAGCAGtcgagatgatgagtttgtcCTGAAGACAGTTAGTTGTGTCATAGTATCGAGTGTTTACAGGACATACCAAGGCAACCAGGAACATGCTGATATAGAGCGAAATCATTAATATGGCAAACTTCATGCCTTTTGGGTAGACCACATCGGCCGGGGCATTGTCTGAGGCGATCATTGTGATGGTATATAAGAAGTGTAGTCTAAATAGAGGAGTAGTTGAGGTTGAATGAGCAAGTTGCTAATACAGTTGTAGAATGTAATTGTTGTGGAGGATATGATTGAATTGGATCGAGTGGAATCATCGAATTCTCTTGttgttatatataattatcGGTATATCACAAAATGTCCGCCATGAAATCCATCGACAATGTCCGTAGAGAAATGGTATTTCGGACAGTCAAAACTGACCAATGAGCTTACACCATGACCGTCCGACCGTCCGCTGAGTGACCCTCCACGAAGGATCAACGTCCGAAAATCCTTCGTTTGTCCGCTCTTACTGCTTGAAACAAAGATGAGAGGCTGAGCCgctttatttaattatttccATTCCGTTTATCTGTCTTACTCAATATGAATATGAGATTGATGGTTAGAGACCATTACTCAAGGAACATTCCGTGATTGACTTGGGGTTCTCACGATGCGTATTAAACCAGATCTCAAACAGTATATTTTACAAACTATACAATATATCTGATTGTGTTCTCTTCTGTTGGGTATCATCGGTGCTGAATCACGTGTGGCTCTTAGGATCATGAGTGAAAATGACTTCACGTCCAGTAGTCAAACTTCAGTTTACACTAGCTTCATCATTTGTGTCAGATTGAGAGGCAAATAAGCCCTCACCGCTCTAACTCATGGAAACTCATCAAGCACAGTCAAAACCTCAAACAAGAAAACGTGAGAAGCCAATCCTCAGCTGTAATTTCTGCAGGGGACGCAAGTAAGCCAGACAAACCAGAGTGACACCCAATATGGTGTTGACTGTATTACAGACTTCGATGCGATAGACAGTCACCGTGCGGCGCCTGCACACGGCGCGGAAAACCTACCGAATGCATCTTCACTTGCTCGGAACAAGAACGCAAGGATGCCATCGATTACAGACCTCATAACAGAAGTCAGAAAGCTCGCCAGAGAATAGCTCGTCTTGAGAATCTGGTGACAGAACTGAGAGATAAGGCTGAGAGCTCAAACAAGTCGATGAGCGACACAGCCCAAGCAGACAATGCCTCGAGTGGTTTTGAGCCTACTGCATCAGGCACATCACCAAATGTTCGAATGGGAAACCTGAATCTGGCAGATGACCAGGCTGTGTACACAGGTAGCTCACATTGGGCCACAATATTGGAAGATGTAAGAATAAGACACATTATGAAGACTTTCGACTGACAGAATACTCCAGATTCAACAACTCAGAGATGAGCTCACTGATGATGGCTCTGACATTGTCAGTGAAAGGTCTTCTCCTTTTGCTAGTGGCTTGATACAGCAGTCTCAGACAGCGAGAATATCTCTACTTGCTAATGTTTCGTGTCTTCCCGTAGACCAGATCCTAGCTTTGGTTCCTCCTCGCAAGATAGTTGACAGATACATCTTCCAGTACTTCAACACTTTCGACTCAAGTAAGTCATGGCTTTCATATTCAGCCAACTGCTAACTCCCTCTTACTAGTCATCCTTCATCGAGGCAAATTCCTTGCAGAAGTCAGCATACAACAAAAATCCAAGGGGACAATTGCTAATCCATCTATAGTATGCAAATTTCTGGGTAAACCCCTCAGGTGCCTCTATCATCTGGGTCGGGTTCTTGTTCAGCATCATGAGTATGGCTGTATCGCTGCAGAAAAAGGAGGCAGGGGTCCATGACGTGTCCGCTTCTGAACTGCAAACAACGCTGGATACTTACCGAACGCTCACTATCCACTGCTTGGTTGCTGGAGATTACCTTCGTTCCAGCGCGCACACGGTTGAGACACTCATATTGCACTTTGCTGTTGACCAAGAGGCCGACGCCGATGCAAATATTGGAAACTGGGTTCTCATGGGCGTTATCATAAGGATAGCCATGCGGATGGGTCTTCATCGTGAGCCATCCCACTGGCCAAATATCCGACCTTTGCAAGCTGAGCTTCGGCGACGAGCGTGGACAGCTTTGTACAGCATCGACTTCTTCACCAGTACCCAGATCGGGCTCCCACGTATTATCAAAGATTCCCAATGCGACACTCGCCCGCCCTCGTATCTTTTGGATAGCGACATTGGTTTTGAGCACAATACCCTTCCGCCTGAGAGGCCACATTCAGAACCTTCCATGTTGGCGTTTAATATCCACAGGCATGGAGTTATcaaggttgctgctgagaTATACGACACAACCGAAGCAGGACCCCCTTCACCAGCTACTATTGCGACCTTACAGGCCAAGCTCGAGAGAGCCACAGATTCCTTGCCCGACTGGCTCAGGCTAAAGCCTCTCGAAGAGTCGATTGCGGACAGTCCAGCCACAATCCTCAATCGAATGATGCTTGATATCATCACCCAGAAAGCCATCTACCTCCTCCATCGACACAGTTTCGTCAGAGGGTCAGCGGGAGAAGAGAGTGTCGGATCCAATGAGATATGCATCAAGGCCGCCTTGGCGATCCTGGAGCACCAGCGACGCATGAACGAAGAAACTCAACCAGGAGGCCTCATGTACAACATACGCTGGAGAGTTGCCGCACCACTTAGACACGAGTTCATGCAAGCTACCATGATGCTGTGCTTTGCGTTGAGTAGATACGATGCAGGACGTGATTTGCATCGGCGAAGTGATATCTTGCGAGCTTTGATTTTAGCAAAGGACATCTGGGAGACGAGATCCGACCAATCTCTTGAAGCTCAAAGAGCTGTCAAGGCGATATCGGTCATGCTTGAGCAAGATCGGAAGAGTTCGGTGTCTGTTTCATCACCATCCACCGGTAAGTCTCTTTACCTTTCAAGTCTCGTTATTTGCTGCTGATTCTTGTGTATAGCATTTAATCATTCATCTCTGTCATCCGCGGAGAACCACCTTGGCGGTTTTGATAACACATTCGGTCAAACCATGGCATTGGACCCGTCCTTTTTCTCAGTTGGCGATGATATGACAGCGTTGAGCAAGGTCATGGATGAGTTCATGAATGATACAGCTGCAACGGGATTGTCAAGTTCGCCTTTTGGAAACACGAGCTGACTGTCATAGACATTGGCAAATAAGAAGCGATTTGACGGAGATGCTTGAATCGTCACTTCCGTATAATCATGAATTAATCATACATTTTCAAGAGACGAAACAAGACTCAACCGGAAATGATGCTAGAGTGAAGAATGCACATCCTCAACTAAAGAAGCTCCATCGGCAACGAGTTGAGAGTGGGTTGCCTCGCCCCATAATCACCCGGAAGATGGCGCTGCTCCGGCCTGAATTTGGCCTGCCCCTGGAAGCTTCCAGGATTTGATggcttatcgataagaaaTAGCCTCGAATTCTGTCAATTAGACAGTTGATAGAATGTTTTAACATCCTGGCAGTTtagcttcttttcttctatGTAGACAGAGGCTGACAAATAGACGTCACACCACGACAATCGTAAAAGTCTCGAGACCCCAATTCTAGTTCTTCTTTTCAGTCCCTAGATTCTTTCGTGGCGTTTCGTTCGTTGACATTAATTGATTGATTGCTTACCTGATTTGTTTCACTTACTCAGTCCCCTAATAATTCCACCGAAAGCGCCGACTGCTTGTTCCTGTCTTATTCCTTAGCGGTAGCTCGCCTCAGAAGTCGAGTTAGAGCCAGAATCAGAGATCTCACCACCACAAGTGGCGCCATTCAATGTCGAGCGATCCAAACGATCAACAGCAGGCGGCTGCGCCCGCTGCCCCTGCGTCGTCGGTAGGAGGCTCTGCTGAGCCGCCTAAGAGGATCCCCAAGGGAGTGGTACTAGGCCCTGACGGCAAGCCGTGAGTTTCATCGTTACGCCCTGCAAATGGAGCCCTATTCGACTGACCCTTGTTCAGATGCCGGAATTGTACGTCTTTTGCTGCATGGGCTTCCCAGACAAAGAGTACTCTCAAACAGGATGCTGCAAAAGTCAAGGGTCCTCCAGCCGACTGCCCTCCAGATGTTGAGGTGCTAGGCCGTAGTACATGGACATTGCTTCACTCTATTGCCGCTCAGTATCCGGAACAGCCGTCAAGCGGCCAAAAATCAGACCTTCTCAGCTTTGTCGGTCTATTCTCTAAGCTATATCCTTGCTGGGTCTGCGCAGAAGATTTCCAGGGCTATCTAAAACGAGAAGCGCCACAGGTCAACAGTCGTGATGAGTTCGGCAAGTGGCTGTGCGGCGCACACAACGACGTCAACCGCAAATTGGGCAAGCCTGAGTTCGACTGTTCCAAGTGGGAGGAGCGGTGGCGGACAGGCTGGAAGGATGGAAGATGCGATTAAGCTGTCTCTgagctgaggttgaggctggcTGCTGGATCGGGCCGGGAGGCTAACACGCCTACCAATATGTCAGAAGCCTCGACTCATTGTGGTTTCGGTGTGCGGTGTACAATATTTGGGCCCCCGAGCGATTGTACACCGATTGGAGAATGACATGATGGACCGTTGGCTGTTGTGTGGATACATACATACTCGCGTGGTCAATGCCGGACCGATGAAGGCGTGGGATGGCAATGACTTTTTCTATAGACAGAGGAAGAAATGATGGGCAAAACGGTTTGAAACGTCTATGAGCGGGGCTTGGGAGCCGCCGATTTTGGATGGATATTTCATGATGGAGCATGAGCTGTATAGTAGAGGCGAAGCGAGAACTGCATGCATAGAATCTCATCTCACGGTAATCGATAGATGTACAACAGGTGTAACATATCATGAAGCCAAATACATCGAGTCCCACCATTAAGTGAATGTGAGCATCAATAATTATGTACACCGCTCTAAAGCAGTGTCCAATTTCCGACATCAGCAGTTATAGCTTCCTCTTAGACAAAGCCAGCCCTGTAAGGTGAGTACGATATTGAGTCAGTTCAATACAGCCATCTCGATGAATGAGGTCAAATTCAGGAACGTAGCGGAAGCACGATATCCCAGGGAGCTGGTCTCGCCAATTCACCACCCTAGCTGTACATCCCTGCTCGTTTCGGTGAACTCCCTTTAGGCGGCGATAAGAATGATCTGACATGACACGGCTGTACAACACAACTACCGGACCGCCTTTTTGCCAAAAACCACCAACTACAGTTCTCTTCCAAGAGGCATGGCATAGCTAGGGCCAAGGTGGTGTATAGATAGTTCCCAACATCTCAGGTTACCTTACCCTGCAACATCCCATCTCGCAGCCAATGCCTGTCATGGCCCCTCTGAATCCA
Coding sequences within it:
- a CDS encoding oxidation resistance protein 1 yields the protein MSSSDRNESPETPESSGAATPNNPNRASASYITNMWTGLIRRFSSEGSFPSQADTAYDDDYKYHNGNGTKDGINGVFTPVRRTASPLRPPPLDPLVLHGYRQGTPTSAKLLTAAVAEEIRTMVPERLRIVDDWHLVYSLEQDGASLATLYQRCRQYEGKRAGFVLVVKDLEGGIFGAYLSEYPHPAHSYFGNGECFLWRASTITPLPPPPSADTTNLNSRITTLAPPPPSSESNTPTHSRAPSPTPSEAVRFKAFPYSGLNDFCINCETGFLSVGSGGGHYGLWLDNGLENGHSSRCETFGNEPLSDEGTKFGVIGVELWVMGV
- a CDS encoding uroporphyrinogen-III synthase, coding for MNPYIYASDQSQLIMTTTNSTTEQASRIPVLLLKTRSSPGDSYEDLFSESSIHGSGFAPQFVPVLLHQFHSDGMKEVAALLRDRRIGNQEHHEYGGLIFTSQRAVEAFVKLVEDGKAEDTPNPEDNTSWPHLQNIPVYSVGPATTRALAAVPQDPPLKVFGSHTGNGAALAPFILAHYYEWYRDQARATLPPILFLVGETRRDIIPKTLQDGALPDTERIRVTETVVYGTGVMESFPVDLRRVLSETRNDPMRWIVVFSPTGCDSMLRVMGILDPETNKVYKGYERDGKTFIATIGPTTRDHLLSFGFEPDVCAESPTPQGVLEGIQAFMAKRQS